One part of the Deltaproteobacteria bacterium genome encodes these proteins:
- a CDS encoding LLM class flavin-dependent oxidoreductase, with the protein MNFCLHSSARTVGQAVERAQRAEALGFEAIFFADSQMNNVDPYQAMALCAVNTKTLRFGTAVTNMVYRDPTITACSFATLNEISNGRAIVGLGTGDGPVYSLGRSATKLVEFEKGLRVIRDLLHDRGVDVPKSKERGGGNVKLKAGQRPVPIYISAEGPKALAVAGRTCDGVILGTGFDKSVADWARQRISEGAREAGRKLVDIDIMPAGMIVVDDIGDLARQRVRSRMANRAHHNFRFTMETVPEGEAAGIKLFMDNFDISKPIEERIDPKFVTDYLLERFTIAGTPAECIAKVKRLEADGVKRILLTPPNASYDQVMDKWGKEVIQRY; encoded by the coding sequence ATGAATTTCTGCTTACATAGTTCCGCGCGCACGGTGGGGCAAGCGGTCGAGCGCGCCCAGCGCGCCGAAGCGCTAGGCTTCGAAGCGATCTTTTTCGCCGACAGCCAGATGAACAACGTCGATCCCTATCAAGCGATGGCGCTATGCGCCGTCAATACCAAGACACTTCGCTTCGGCACCGCGGTGACTAACATGGTCTACCGCGATCCGACGATCACGGCGTGCTCCTTCGCCACGTTGAATGAAATCTCGAATGGCCGTGCGATTGTCGGATTAGGCACCGGCGACGGTCCGGTTTACAGTCTGGGAAGAAGCGCCACCAAGCTGGTCGAATTTGAAAAAGGCTTGCGCGTCATCCGCGATCTGCTGCACGACCGCGGCGTCGATGTGCCCAAGAGCAAAGAACGCGGAGGCGGCAATGTAAAACTCAAAGCCGGCCAGCGGCCGGTGCCGATTTACATCTCCGCCGAAGGGCCAAAGGCATTGGCCGTAGCCGGCCGCACCTGCGACGGCGTGATTCTCGGCACCGGTTTCGACAAATCAGTCGCCGACTGGGCGCGCCAACGAATCTCTGAAGGGGCGCGCGAAGCGGGACGCAAGCTCGTCGACATCGACATCATGCCCGCCGGCATGATCGTCGTCGACGACATCGGCGATCTCGCGCGTCAGCGCGTGCGTAGCCGCATGGCCAACCGCGCCCATCACAATTTTCGCTTCACCATGGAAACTGTGCCGGAAGGGGAAGCGGCGGGAATAAAACTCTTCATGGACAATTTCGACATATCGAAACCGATCGAAGAGCGCATCGATCCGAAGTTCGTCACCGACTATTTGCTCGAACGCTTCACCATCGCCGGCACACCCGCCGAATGCATCGCCAAGGTGAAACGGCTCGAAGCCGACGGTGTCAAGCGCATCCTGCTGACGCCGCCCAACGCGAGCTACGATCAAGTGATGGACAAGTGGGGCAAGGAAGTGATTCAGAGGTACTAG
- a CDS encoding MFS transporter, giving the protein MHPRFFYGYVIIVLCFANMVVMRGVNGAFGVYYLALLEEFPWSRSAGASIASANFFVYAIATPLVGLAFDRYGPRVLMPLGAFLTGLGLVASSFAHSLGALYFSYGVVTALGQGALSFVGHNALISFWFVRKRATAIGIASMGQGLGALVMVPATQMLVSSIGWRWTYVATGGLLLLILVPANAFFQRRSPADVGQFPDGDTAPSNANGGGRHGNKHASTRDWTLGEAARSFPFWCITIGHLALGTALFMINTHAIAHFVAVGYEKLAAAFYFGFIGFIRIGATLIWGSLSDRLGRGLTYGIATAVTALGVAGMIAMTFGAPLWLVYLTIALYGIGHSAGNPTYGSVIGDIFAGRKIGLIFGFLEISFGLGSAFGSWIGGYLFDATGTYAWSFTVCLFCFIISGLAIHACVRWQTRESSRVS; this is encoded by the coding sequence ATGCATCCCCGCTTCTTCTACGGCTACGTCATCATCGTGCTGTGCTTCGCCAACATGGTGGTGATGCGCGGCGTCAACGGCGCCTTCGGAGTTTATTATCTCGCCTTGCTCGAAGAATTTCCGTGGTCGCGCAGCGCCGGCGCCAGCATCGCGTCGGCGAATTTTTTCGTTTACGCCATCGCTACACCGCTGGTCGGTCTCGCCTTCGACCGCTACGGTCCGCGCGTGCTCATGCCGTTGGGCGCGTTTCTCACCGGCCTCGGGCTGGTGGCGTCGTCCTTCGCGCACTCTCTCGGCGCATTATATTTTTCCTACGGCGTCGTCACCGCCTTGGGCCAAGGCGCGCTCAGTTTCGTCGGCCACAACGCGCTGATCTCGTTTTGGTTCGTGCGCAAACGCGCCACCGCCATCGGCATCGCATCCATGGGACAGGGCTTGGGCGCATTGGTGATGGTACCGGCGACGCAAATGCTGGTCAGCTCCATCGGCTGGCGTTGGACCTACGTCGCCACCGGCGGATTGTTGCTGCTCATCTTAGTTCCCGCCAACGCTTTCTTTCAGCGCCGCTCGCCCGCCGATGTCGGACAGTTTCCCGACGGCGACACCGCGCCTTCGAACGCCAACGGCGGCGGCCGCCACGGCAACAAGCACGCGAGCACGCGCGATTGGACGCTGGGCGAAGCCGCGCGCTCGTTTCCATTTTGGTGCATCACCATCGGCCATCTCGCTTTGGGCACCGCGCTGTTCATGATCAACACCCACGCCATCGCTCATTTCGTCGCCGTCGGCTACGAAAAATTGGCGGCGGCTTTCTACTTCGGCTTCATTGGCTTCATCCGTATTGGCGCCACACTGATTTGGGGCTCACTCTCCGATCGCCTCGGCCGCGGCTTGACCTACGGCATCGCCACAGCCGTCACGGCGCTCGGCGTCGCTGGAATGATCGCCATGACCTTCGGCGCGCCGCTCTGGCTGGTCTATCTCACCATCGCTCTGTACGGCATCGGCCACAGCGCCGGCAACCCGACCTACGGCTCGGTGATCGGCGATATTTTCGCCGGCCGCAAAATCGGTTTGATCTTCGGCTTTCTAGAAATCAGCTTCGGCCTAGGCAGCGCCTTCGGCTCGTGGATCGGCGGCTACCTCTTCGACGCCACCGGCACCTACGCCTGGTCGTTTACCGTCTGTCTGTTCTGCTTCATAATCTCCGGCCTAGCGATCCACGCCTGCGTGCGCTGGCAGACGCGCGAAAGCAGTCGGGTCAGTTAA
- a CDS encoding peptidylprolyl isomerase, which yields MRPKLFPFLTLALALTLIPQFSAAAEKSAEKVPEKGKNDPVIKDGATVSIDYTLKGSDGKVIESSKGKEPLKYVHGQRRMIPGLEKALTGMKVGEQKNVTVKPENAYGPINKASFQEVPREKVPANGLKVGAILMAKSPDGQAIPMRVHEIKEKIIVMDMNHPMAGKTLVFDVKVVDIQAGDAPAKTGAPITPPAKAAAPAAPAAPAKPAEPAKK from the coding sequence ATGCGCCCGAAGCTATTTCCGTTCCTGACCCTTGCCCTCGCGTTAACTCTTATCCCGCAATTCAGCGCCGCCGCGGAAAAATCCGCGGAGAAGGTGCCAGAAAAAGGCAAGAACGATCCCGTCATCAAGGACGGAGCGACGGTCAGTATCGACTACACACTCAAGGGCAGCGACGGTAAAGTGATCGAATCGAGCAAGGGCAAAGAGCCGTTGAAATACGTGCACGGCCAACGGCGCATGATTCCCGGTTTGGAAAAAGCGCTCACCGGCATGAAGGTCGGTGAGCAAAAAAATGTCACGGTGAAACCGGAAAACGCCTACGGCCCGATCAACAAAGCGTCGTTTCAGGAAGTGCCGCGCGAAAAGGTTCCCGCCAACGGCCTCAAAGTCGGCGCCATACTGATGGCCAAGAGTCCCGATGGCCAAGCAATCCCCATGCGCGTCCACGAGATTAAAGAAAAAATCATCGTCATGGACATGAACCATCCGATGGCGGGAAAAACTTTGGTCTTCGACGTGAAAGTCGTCGACATTCAAGCAGGCGACGCGCCGGCTAAAACTGGCGCTCCGATCACGCCACCGGCCAAAGCTGCCGCACCGGCCGCGCCCGCCGCGCCCGCGAAACCGGCGGAGCCGGCGAAAAAATAG